A portion of the Phacochoerus africanus isolate WHEZ1 chromosome 5, ROS_Pafr_v1, whole genome shotgun sequence genome contains these proteins:
- the GPR146 gene encoding probable G-protein coupled receptor 146, with the protein MWSCGPLNGSGGEDQLLCQHAQRALPALSLLYLLVGVPLGLGYNALLLLVNLHDPAGMTMPDVYFANMAVAGLVLGALAPAHLLGPGASGWAVWDLGSEVRVTLLVLFNVSALVALYSTALLGLDCYIERALPRSYMSSVYNTRHVCGFVWGGALLASFSSLLSYICSHVAARVAECSRMQDAQAADAILVLVGYLVPALAALYALVLIARVRKQATPLDQDAGGLDPAAHRLLVATVCTQFGLWTPHYLTLLGRTVLAARGKPADGQHLGVLLLARDLSRLLAFCSSSALPLLYRYINRSFPGKLQRLLKKMHRGHRSCSLDQAGAPPVTA; encoded by the coding sequence ATGTGGAGCTGCGGCCCGCTCAACGGCAGCGGCGGCGAGGACCAGCTCCTGTGCCAGCACGCCCAGCGAGCCCTGCCGGCCCTGTCCCTGCTCTACCTGCTGGTCGGCGTCCCGCTGGGCCTCGGCTACAACgccctgctgctgctggtcaACCTGCACGACCCGGCTGGCATGACCATGCCCGACGTCTACTTCGCCAACATGGCCGTGGCCGGCCTGGTCCTCGGCGCCCTGGCGCCCGCGCACCTGCTGGGCCCTGGCGCCTCCGGCTGGGCCGTGTGGGACCTGGGCAGCGAGGTCCGCGTCACGCTGCTCGTGCTGTTCAACGTGTCGGCGCTGGTGGCCCTGTACTCCACGGCGCTGCTGGGCCTGGACTGCTACATCGAGCGGGCCCTGCCCCGCTCCTACATGTCCAGCGTCTACAACACGCGGCACGTGTGCGGCTTCGTCTGGGGCGGCGCCCTGCTCGCCAGCTTCTCCTCGCTGCTCTCCTACATCTGCAGCCACGTGGCGGCCAGGGTGGCCGAGTGCTCCCGGATGCAGGACGCCCAGGCTGCCGACGCCATCCTGGTGCTCGTCGGCTACCTAGTGCCCGCCCTGGCCGCGCTCTACGCGCTCGTGCTCATTGCGCGGGTCCGGAAGCAGGCCACGCCGCTCGACCAGGACGCGGGCGGGCTGGACCCCGCGGCGCACAGGCTCCTGGTGGCCACCGTGTGCACGCAGTTTGGGCTCTGGACGCCTCACTACCTGACACTCCTGGGGCGCACGGTCCTGGCCGCCAGAGGGAAGCCTGCGGACGGGCAGCATCTGGGGGTGCTGCTCTTGGCCAGAGACCTGTCCAGGCTCCTGGCCTTCTGCAGCAGCTCCGCCCTGCCCCTTCTCTACCGCTACATCAACAGAAGCTTCCCCGGCAAACTCCAGCGGCTCCTGAAGAAGATGCACCGTGGCCACCGGAGCTGCTCTTTGGACCAGGCGGGGGCACCGCCCGTGACGGCCTAG
- the LOC125126971 gene encoding uncharacterized protein LOC125126971, whose protein sequence is MSAHNMSWIRYPSRVSTDVEAVIAAQGVVSRCTLVYAVLFVPVSLAAGLFNLATFLRGRARLGGLDVCLLDLTATGLLATLLSLAAIGRPDYLATTNLGCAVLSLLSNACYFNAQYVQLVLLFAFLLRRPPPCLRAAAQGPRGPAASLAAAGGCAVCSSLGAVALLGTSGELDHTTLCQADPLTAWPEYEMVKVSLGFGLALVLQLAFLVLLGVQRARRAAPAQRDAASACPVVPAIVLTTFACRLFYNVALVRRARLKLQRDIGSPGDELLMNLAELALFGESCVGSLATLFLHKPCRLALRSVPARLCQSRRRGAAGTSFALNGVGG, encoded by the coding sequence ATGTCTGCCCACAACATGTCCTGGATCCGGTACCCCAGCCGCGTCTCCACGGACGTCGAGGCTGTCATAGCCGCGCAGGGCGTTGTGTCCAGATGCACGCTCGTCTACGCGGTTCTGTTCGTCCCCGTGAGCCTGGCGGCCGGGCTCTTCAACCTCGCCACCTTCCTCCGCGGccgtgccaggctggggggcCTGGACGTCTGCCTGCTGGACCTCACCGCCACCGGCCTGCTGGCAACGCTGCTCTCGCTGGCGGCCATCGGCCGGCCGGACTACCTGGCCACGACCAACCTGGGCTGTGCCGTCCTCTCCCTTCTGTCCAACGCCTGCTACTTCAACGCCCAGTACGTGCAGCTGGTGCTGCTCTTTGCGTTCCTGCTGCGGCGACCCCCGCCCTGCCTGCGCGCGGCCGCCCAGGGGCCCCGGGGGCCTGCCGCCAGCCTGGCTGCCGCTGGGGGCTGTGCTGTCTGCAGCTCCCTGGGGGCCGTGGCCCTGCTGGGCACCTCTGGGGAGCTTGACCACACCACGCTGTGTCAGGCGGACCCCCTGACCGCCTGGCCTGAGTACGAGATGGTGAAAGTCAGCCTGGGCTTCGGGCTGGCCCTGGTCCTGCAGCTGGCGTTCCTCGTCCTGCTCGGTGTCCAGCGGGCCAGGCGGGCCGCTCCGGCCCAAAGGGACGCGGCCTCCGCTTGCCCGGTGGTTCCGGCCATCGTCCTGACCACGTTCGCCTGCCGCCTCTTCTACAACGTGGCACTCGTCCGGCGGGCCAGGCTGAAGCTGCAAAGGGACATCGGCTCCCCCGGGGACGAGCTGCTCATGAACCTGGCGGAGCTGGCCCTGTTTGGAGAGAGCTGCGTGGGCTCCCTGGCCACGCTCTTCCTCCACAAGCCGTGCAGGCTGGCCCTGCGCAGCGTGCCAGCGCGTCTCTGCCAAAGCCGCAGGAGAGGAGCGGCCGGCACCAGCTTCGCCCTCAACGGAGTGGGGGGCTAG
- the GPER1 gene encoding G-protein coupled estrogen receptor 1: METQPGAFNGTPAAAATAAAGLGLDLPGALANRSAALSEHQQYVIGLFLSCVYTAVLFPIGFVGNLLILVVNIRFRERMTVPDLYFINLAAADLVLVADSLIEVFNLDEQYYDMAALCTFMALFLQVNMYSSVFFLTWMSFDRYLALAQALRCGPLRTKPRARLSCGLIWMASVSATLVPFTAVHLRHGEEACFCFADVREVQWLEVTLGFVVPFAVIGLCYSLIVRVLVTAHKHRGLRPRRHKALRMILAVVLVFFVCWLPENVFLSVHLLQRAPPGAGPCQQSLRHAHPLAGHVVNLAAFSNSCLNPLVYSFLGETFRDKLRLYLQQTASVSALSRFGHAALKAVVPDSTEASDGKVGSAV, encoded by the coding sequence ATGGAGACGCAGCCGGGCGCCTTCAATGGcacgcccgccgccgccgccaccgccgccgccggccTGGGCCTCGACCTGCCCGGCGCGCTGGCCAACCGCTCGGCCGCGCTCTCGGAGCACCAGCAGTACGTCATCGGCCTCTTCCTGTCCTGTGTCTACACGGCCGTGCTCTTCCCCATCGGCTTCGTGGGCAACCTCCTGATCCTGGTGGTGAACATCCGCTTCCGCGAGAGGATGACGGTGCCCGACCTGTACTTCATCAACCTGGCGGCGGCCGACCTGGTGCTGGTGGCGGACTCGCTCATCGAGGTGTTCAACCTGGACGAGCAGTACTACGACATGGCCGCGCTCTGCACCTTCATGGCGCTCTTCCTGCAGGTCAACATGTACAGCAGCGTCTTCTTCCTCACCTGGATGAGCTTCGACCGCTACCTGGCGCTGGCCCAGGCGCTGCGCTGCGGCCCGCTGCGCACCAAGCCCCGCGCCCGGCTGAGCTGCGGCCTCATCTGGATGGCCTCCGTGTCCGCCACGCTGGTGCCCTTCACCGCCGTGCACCTGCGGCACGGCGAGGAGGCCTGCTTCTGCTTCGCCGACGTCCGGGAGGTGCAGTGGCTGGAGGTCACGCTGGGCTTCGTGGTCCCCTTCGCCGTCATCGGCCTCTGCTACTCGCTCATCGTGCGCGTGCTCGTGACGGCGCACAAGCACCGCGGCCTGCGCCCGCGCAGGCACAAGGCGCTGCGCATGATCCTGGCCGTGGTCCTGGTCTTCTTCGTCTGCTGGCTGCCCGAGAACGTCTTCCTCAGCGTGCACCTGCTGCAGCGCGCGCCGCCCGGGGCCGGCCCCTGCCAGCAGTCCCTCCGCCACGCCCACCCCCTGGCCGGCCACGTGGTCAACCTGGCGGCCTTCTCCAACAGCTGCCTGAACCCGCTGGTCTACAGCTTCCTCGGGGAGACCTTCCGCGACAAGCTGcggctgtacctgcagcagaCGGCCAGCGTGTCGGCCCTGAGCCGCTTCGGCCACGCGGCCCTGAAGGCGGTCGTCCCCGACAGCACCGAAGCCTCCGACGGGAAGGTGGGCAGCGCCGTGTAG